A window of Cryptomeria japonica chromosome 3, Sugi_1.0, whole genome shotgun sequence contains these coding sequences:
- the LOC131874295 gene encoding uncharacterized mitochondrial protein AtMg00860-like, protein MTKILYLGHIIGADGVKVHQEKIQAILDWPPPTNISELRGFLGLCSYYKRFVHGFSQLASPLTYLTKKGAFSWLASAQIAFDKLKDAMSSCSVLALPDFMQPFVLECDASRQGIGAVLM, encoded by the coding sequence ATGACAAAGATCTTATATCTGGGACATATCATTGGCGCTGATGGTGTGAAAGTGCATCAAGAGAAGATTCAGGCAATCTTAGACTGGCCACCGCCTACAAACATATCTGAGTTGAGAGGTTTCTTGGGGTTGTGTTCATATTACAAAAGGTTTGTGCATGGATTCTCTCAGTTAGCTTCTCCATTGACATACTTGACTAAGAAGGGTGCGTTCTCATGGTTAGCAAGTGCACAGATAGCCTTTGACAAGCTTAAGGATGCTATGAGTTCGTGTTCAGTGTTGGCATTACCGGACTTCATGCAGCCATTtgtattggaatgtgatgcatcgAGACAGGGAATAGGTGCAGTGCTAATGTAG